The Pongo abelii isolate AG06213 chromosome 23, NHGRI_mPonAbe1-v2.0_pri, whole genome shotgun sequence genome includes a window with the following:
- the CHKB gene encoding choline/ethanolamine kinase isoform X2, with the protein MVPGVLGRGLAPSAARGAEGLPRERRPQQPALPLLAPGPPAQRWRGAPGGAAAAVRSHPAGRGLPGARKRDVCHPCGAVAGAPAVRSLPRGPAGTVHPTSWVQSRPLKTQELREPVLSAAIATKMAQFHGMEMPFTKEPHWLFGTMERYLKQIQDLPPTGLPEMNLLEMYSLKDEMGNLRKLLESTPSPVVFCHNDIQEGNILLLSEPENADSLMLVDFEYSSYNYRGFDIGNHFCEWVYDYTHEEWPFYKARPTDYPTQEQQLHFIRHYLAEAKKGETLSQEEQRKLEEDLLAEVSWYALASHFFWGLWSILQASMSTIEFGYLDYAQSRFQFYFQQKGQLTSVHSSS; encoded by the exons ATGGTGCCGGGAGTACTTGGGCGGGGCCTGGCGCCGAGTGCAGCCCGAGGAGCTGAGGGTTTACCCCGTGAG CGGAGGCCTCAGCAACCTGCTCTTCCGCTGCTCGCTCCCGGACCACCTGCCCAGCGTTGGCGAGGAGCCCCGGGAGGTGCTGCTGCGGCTGTACGGAGCCATCCTGCAG GGCGTGGACTCCCTGGTGCTAGAAAGCGTGATGTTTGCCATCCTTGCGGAGCGGTCGCTGGGGCCCCAGCTGTACGGAGTCTTCCCAGAGGGCCGGCTGGAACAGTACATCCCA CTTCCTGGGTGCAGAGCCGGCCATTGAAAACTCAAGAGCTTCGAGAGCCAGTGTTGTCAGCAGCCATTGCCACGAAGATGGCGCAATTTCATGGCATGGAGATGCCTTTCACCAAGGAGCCCCACTGGCTGTTTGGGACCATGGAGCG GTACCTAAAACAGATCCAGGACCTGCCCCCAACTGGCCTCCCTGAAATGAACCTGCTGGAGATGTACAGCCTGAAGGATGAGATGGGCAACCTCAG GAAGTTACTAGAGTCTACCCCATCGCCAGTCGTCTTCTGCCACAATGACATCCAGGAAG GGAACATCTTGCTGCTCTCAGAGCCAGAAAATGCTGACAGCCTCATGCTGGTGGACTTCGAGTACAGCAGTTATAACTATAG GGGCTTTGACATTGGGAACCATTTTTGTGAGTGGGTTTATGATTATACTCACGAGGAATGGCCTTTCTACAAAGCAAGGCCCACAGACTACCCCACTCAAGAACAGCAG CTGCATTTTATTCGCCATTACCTGGCAGAGGCAAAGAAAGGTGAGACCCTCTCCCAAGAGGAGCAGAGAAAACTGGAAGAAGATTTGCTGGCAGAAGTCAGTTG GTATGCTCTGGCATCCCATTTCTTCTGGGGTCTGTGGTCCATCCTCCAGGCATCCATGTCCACCATAGAATTTGGTTACTTG GACTATGCCCAGTCTCGGTTCCAGTTCTACTTCCAGCAGAAGGGGCAGCTGACCAGTGTCCACTCCTCATCCTGA
- the CHKB gene encoding choline/ethanolamine kinase isoform X1, whose translation MAAEGTAVAGSGVVGGCLAKDGLQQSKCPDTTPKRRRASSLSRDAERRAYQWCREYLGGAWRRVQPEELRVYPVSGGLSNLLFRCSLPDHLPSVGEEPREVLLRLYGAILQGVDSLVLESVMFAILAERSLGPQLYGVFPEGRLEQYIPSRPLKTQELREPVLSAAIATKMAQFHGMEMPFTKEPHWLFGTMERYLKQIQDLPPTGLPEMNLLEMYSLKDEMGNLRKLLESTPSPVVFCHNDIQEGNILLLSEPENADSLMLVDFEYSSYNYRGFDIGNHFCEWVYDYTHEEWPFYKARPTDYPTQEQQLHFIRHYLAEAKKGETLSQEEQRKLEEDLLAEVSWYALASHFFWGLWSILQASMSTIEFGYLDYAQSRFQFYFQQKGQLTSVHSSS comes from the exons ATGGCGGCCGAGGGGACAGCTGTGGCCGGAAGCGGGGTTGTTGGCGGCTGCCTGGCCAAAGACGGCTTGCAGCAGTCTAAGTGCCCGGACACTACCCCAAAACGGCGGCGCGCCTCGTCGCTGTCGCGTGACGCCGAGCGCCGAGCCTACCAATGGTGCCGGGAGTACTTGGGCGGGGCCTGGCGCCGAGTGCAGCCCGAGGAGCTGAGGGTTTACCCCGTGAG CGGAGGCCTCAGCAACCTGCTCTTCCGCTGCTCGCTCCCGGACCACCTGCCCAGCGTTGGCGAGGAGCCCCGGGAGGTGCTGCTGCGGCTGTACGGAGCCATCCTGCAG GGCGTGGACTCCCTGGTGCTAGAAAGCGTGATGTTTGCCATCCTTGCGGAGCGGTCGCTGGGGCCCCAGCTGTACGGAGTCTTCCCAGAGGGCCGGCTGGAACAGTACATCCCA AGCCGGCCATTGAAAACTCAAGAGCTTCGAGAGCCAGTGTTGTCAGCAGCCATTGCCACGAAGATGGCGCAATTTCATGGCATGGAGATGCCTTTCACCAAGGAGCCCCACTGGCTGTTTGGGACCATGGAGCG GTACCTAAAACAGATCCAGGACCTGCCCCCAACTGGCCTCCCTGAAATGAACCTGCTGGAGATGTACAGCCTGAAGGATGAGATGGGCAACCTCAG GAAGTTACTAGAGTCTACCCCATCGCCAGTCGTCTTCTGCCACAATGACATCCAGGAAG GGAACATCTTGCTGCTCTCAGAGCCAGAAAATGCTGACAGCCTCATGCTGGTGGACTTCGAGTACAGCAGTTATAACTATAG GGGCTTTGACATTGGGAACCATTTTTGTGAGTGGGTTTATGATTATACTCACGAGGAATGGCCTTTCTACAAAGCAAGGCCCACAGACTACCCCACTCAAGAACAGCAG CTGCATTTTATTCGCCATTACCTGGCAGAGGCAAAGAAAGGTGAGACCCTCTCCCAAGAGGAGCAGAGAAAACTGGAAGAAGATTTGCTGGCAGAAGTCAGTTG GTATGCTCTGGCATCCCATTTCTTCTGGGGTCTGTGGTCCATCCTCCAGGCATCCATGTCCACCATAGAATTTGGTTACTTG GACTATGCCCAGTCTCGGTTCCAGTTCTACTTCCAGCAGAAGGGGCAGCTGACCAGTGTCCACTCCTCATCCTGA